The nucleotide sequence CCTCCAGGCCTACGTCTTCGCCCTTCTCACCGCGGTCTACATCCAGCTCGCGGTCGCCGAAGAGCACTGAAAGCGGGACGGCGCTGCGTCGGGAAGACGCAGGGCCGCCCACAACCGAAAGGAAACACCCCCGTGGACGCAACTACGGTTCTCGCCGAGGTCTCCGGCTCCATCGCCACCGTCGGTTACGGCCTCGCCGCGATCGGCCCGGCCATCGGCGTGGGCATCGTCGTCGGCAAGACGATCGAGGGCGTCGCCCGCCAGCCCGAGCTGGCCGGCCGCCTGCAGGTGCTCATGTGGATCGGTATCGCCTTCACCGAGGCGCTCGCCTTCATCGGCATCGCGACCGGCTTCATCTTCGGCTTCTGATCGCCACACTCTCGTCTAAGGAGACAGGATGCTGAACGCTCTTGTCACGTACGCCGCGGAAGAGGGCGCCGAAGCGGCGCACAACCCTCTGCTCCCCGCGTGGTACGACATCATCTGGTCGTCGGTGTGCTTCATCGTCATCCTGGTCATCTTCTGGAAGGTCGCCCTTCCTCGGATGAAGAAGCTGCTCGACGAGCGCTCCGCTGCGATCGAGGGCAACATCGCCAAGGCCGACGAAGCACAGCGCAAGGCGGAAGCCGCCCTCGAGGAGTACACGGCGCAGCTCGCCGAAGCGCGCAAGGAGGCCGGTGAGATCCGCGACGCCGCCCGCGAGGACGGCAAGAAGATCGTCGCCGAGGCCAAGGAGACGGCTTCCGCCGAGGCCGCGCGCTTGACCACGACCGCGCACGCGCAGATCGAGGCCGAGCGCCAGACCGCGCTCGTCTCGCTGCGCAGCGAGGTGGGCACGCTCGCCCTCGACCTCGCCGGCGGCGTGATCGGCGAGACGCTGTCCGACGACAAGAAGGCTCAGGCCGTCGTCGACCGCTTCCTCGCCGAGCTCGAAGAGTCCGAAGGGGCCAAGGCGTAATGGGCAGCGCGACCACTCAGGCCCTGGCGGCGACGACGGCGGCGCTGCGCGCCGCGTCGGGCGTCGACCTCGACGTGGCCGGCGAGCTGTTCGCCGTGGCGCGCGCCGTGGGCGACTCGTCGCAGCTGAGCGGCGCGCTCGCCGACTCCGCCGCGCCGGCCGAGGCCCGCCGACAGGTCGTCGCCGACGTGTTCGGCAATGCCGTCAAGCCCACGACGGCGTCGCTGCTGACGACCGCCGTCGCGCAGCGGTGGTCCTCATCCGAGGATCTCGTGGACGGCATCGAGGAACTCGCGGTGCGGGCAGCGGCCGTCGCCGATGCGAGGGCCGACGTCGAGGCCGAGCTGTTCGCGTTCACGCGCACGGTGGCCGACAACCCCGAGCTCGAACTCGCGCTGGGCAGCCGACTGGGTGAGCCCGCCGCGAAGGGCGTGCTCGTCGAGACGCTGCTCAAGGGCCGCGCGGGCGCGGGGGCGACGCTGATCGCGGCATCCCTCGTCCGTCAGCCTCGCGGCAGGCGCGTGCGCCGGTTGCTGTCGCGCGCCTCGGAGGTCGTCGGCGACCAGCGCAACCGCGCGGTCGCGACGGTCGTGGCCGCGGCGCCGCTGAGCGCGGCGCAGAGCGAGCGCCTCACGGCGGCGCTCGCCAAGCGATACGGCACGCCGGTGTCGCTGAACACGATCGTCGACCCGACCGTCGTCGGCGGCATCCGCGTGCAGATCGCCGACGACGTCATCGACGCGAGCGTGTCGTCGCGTCTGGCCGACCTCCGTCAGCGGCTCGCCGGCTGACACAGACTTCCCGCCCGGACCGAGACAGGAACCGCGCGGAGCTTTCGGGGCCGAGGCCCCATGAACGAAGGAAAACAATGGCAGATCTCACTATCAGCCCCGACGTCATCCGTGACGCGCTGAAGGACTTCGTCGCCGCCTACGAGCCCACCGGGGCTGCGGCCACCGAGGTCGGCACGGTCGTCGACGCCGCCGACGGCATCGCCCACGTCGAGGGCCTGCCCGGTGTCATGGCGAACGAGCTGGTGATGTTCGCGGACGGCACTCAGGGCCTCGCCCTCAACCTCGACGAGCACGAGATCGGTGTCGTCGTCCTCGGCGACTTCTCCGGTGTCGAGGCCGGCCAGCAGGTCACCCGCACCGGCGAGGTGCTCTCGGTGGCCGTCGGCGACGGCTACCTCGGTCGCGTCGTGGACCCGCTCGGCAACCCGATCGACGGTCTCGGCGAGATCGCCACGGTCGGTCGTCGTGCCCTCGAGCTGCAGGCGCCCGGCGTCATGCAGCGCAAGTCGGTGCACGAGCCGCTGCAGACCGGCATCAAGGCCATCGACGCGATGATCCCCGTCGGCCGCGGCCAGCGCCAGCTCATCATCGGCGACCGCCAGACCGGCAAGACGGCCATCGCGATCGACACGATCATCAACCAGAAGGCCAACTGGGAGTCGGGCGACGCCACCAAGCAGGTGCGCTGCATCTACGTCGCGATCGGCCAGAAGGGCTCGACGATCGCGGCCGTGAAGGGCGCCCTCGAGGACGCCGGTGCGCTGGAGTACACGACCATCGTCGCCGCCCCCGCCTCCGACCCCGCCGGCTTCAAGTACCTCGCGCCGTACACCGGCTCGGCCATCGGCCAGCACTGGATGTACGAAGGCAAGCACGTCCTGGTCATCTTCGACGACCTCTCGAAGCAGGCCGAGGCGTACCGCGCCGTGTCGCTGCTCCTGCGCCGCCCGCCGGGCCGCGAGGCCTACCCGGGCGACGTCTTCTACCTGCACTCGCGTCTGCTCGAGCGCTGCGCGAAGCTGTCCGACGAGCTCGGCGCCGGCTCCATGACGGGTCTTCCGATCATCGAGACGAAGGCCAACGACGTCTCGGCGTACATCCCGACCAACGTGATCTCGATCACCGACGGCCAGATCTTCTTGCAGTCCGACCTCTTCAACGCCAACCAGCGTCCCGCGGTCGACGTCGGCATCTCGGTCTCGCGAGTCGGTGGTGACGCCCAGGTCAAGTCGATCAAGAAGGTCTCCGGCACGCTCAAGCTCGAGCTCGCCCAGTACCGCTCGCTCGAGGCGTTCGCGATGTTCGCCTCCGACCTGGATGCTGCCTCGCGTCGCCAGCTCGCCCGCGGTGCGCGCCTGACCGAGCTGCTCAAGCAGCCGCAGTACTCGCCGTACCCGGTCGAGGAGCAGGTCGTCTCGATCTGGGCCGGCACCAACGGCAAGCTCGACTCGATCGAGGTGGAGGACGTCCTGTCGTTCGAGCGCGAGCTGCTCGACTACCTGCGTCGCAACACCACGATCCTCGACACGCTGCGCGACACCAACGTCCTCGACGACGACACCGTGGCGGAGCTGACGAAGAAGACCGACGAGTTCATCCTCGAGTTCCAGGCCGGCAAGGGCCAGTCGATCGCCAAGCCCGGCCACGAAGAGGTCGCAGCTGCGCAGGCCGACGACGTGAACCAGGAGAAGATCGTCAAGGGTCGCCGCTAAGGCGGGCCTGGGCTAGCAGACATGGGCGCACAACTCCGGGTCTACAAGCAGAAGATCTCTTCTGCTCAGACGACCAAGAAGATCACGAAGGCGATGGAACTCATCGCGGCTTCGCGCATCCAGAAGGCGATGGCACGTGTGCGCGCGTCGTCGCCCTTCGCGCGCGCCGTGACGCGTGCCGTCTCCGCCGTGGCGACGCACTCGAACGTCGACCACCCGCTGACCGTCGAACGAGAGACGATCCGCCGCTCCGCGGTCGTGATCTTCTCGTCCGACCGCGGTCTCGCGGGCGCGTTCAACTCGCAGATCCTCCGTGAAGGCCTCGAGCTCGCGCAGCTGCTGCGCGAGGAGGGCCGGGAGCCGGTGTTCTACCTCATCGGCCGCAAGGCCGTCGGGTACTTCCAGTTCCGTCGCATGGACAGCGCTGCGGAGTGGACCGGTGACACCGACACGCCGCACTTCACCACGGCGGAAGAGATCGCGGCGACCCTGCTCGACGCGTACGACCGCGGCGGCGAGGAGAACGGCGTCGACGAGATCCACCTCGTCTACAACCGCTTCGTCAGCATGATGACGCAGACGCCCGAGACGGTGCGCCTGCTTCCGCTCGAGGTCGTCGAGGCCGAGGAGGCCTCCTCCGCCGCGGTGTACCCGCTGTACGAGTTCGAGCCGGACGCCGAGACGGTGCTCGACGCGCTCCTGCCGGTGTACATCCAGAGCCGCGTCTTCAACGCCCTCCTGCAGTCGTCGGCAGCGAAGCACGCCGCGACCCAGAAGGCGATGAAGTCCGCCAGCGACAACGCCGACAAGCTCATCACCGACTACACGCGCCTGCGCAACAACGCGCGCCAGGCCGAGATCACGCAGCAGATCGCCGAGATCGTCGGCGGCGCCGACGCCCTCTCCTCGGGCAAGTAACGCTCCTGCGCACACAGACCACACGAAAGAGAAGAAGCCATGAGCCTCACCGCTGACAAGACCGAGACGGCGGTCGTCGGGCGCGTCGCCCGCGTCACCGGCCCCGTCGTCGACATCGAGTTCCCGCACGACTCGATCCCCGACATCTACAACGCGCTCAAGACGACGATCGTGATCGACGGCGAGGGATCGGAGATCACCCTCGAGGTGGCCCAGCACCTCGGCGACGATCTCGTCCGCGCCATCTCGCTCAAGCCCACCGATGGCATGGTCCGCGGCCAGGAGGTGCGCGACACCGGCGGCCCCATCACGGTTCCCGTGGGTGACGTCACCAAGGGCAAGGTGTTCAACGTCACGGGCGACGTGCTGAACGCCGCTCCGGGCGAGACCGTCGAGGTCACCGAGCGCTGGGGCATCCACCGCAAGGCGCCCTCGTTCGACCAGCTCGAATCGAAGACCGAGATGTTCGAGACCGGCATCAAGAGCATCGACCTGCTGACCCCGTACGTGCAGGGTGGCAAGATCGGCCTCTTCGGCGGTGCCGGCGTCGGCAAGACCGTCCTCATCCAGGAGATGATCCAGCGCGTCGCGCAGGACCATGGCGGTGTGTCGGTGTTCGCCGGTGTCGGCGAGCGCACCCGTGAGGGCAACGACCTCATCGGCGAGATGGAAGAGGCGGGCGTCTTCGACAAGACCGCCCTGGTCTTCGGCCAGATGGACGAGCCGCCGGGGACGCGTCTGCGCGTCGCGCTGTCGGCCCTGACCATGGCGGAGTACTTCCGCGACGTGCAGAAGCAGGACGTGCTGCTCTTCATCGACAACATCTTCCGCTTCACGCAGGCAGGTTCCGAGGTCTCGACGCTGCTCGGCCGCATGCCCTCCGCGGTGGGCTACCAGCCGAACCTCGCCGACGAGATGGGTGTGCTCCAGGAGCGCATCACGTCGACGCGCGGACACTCGATCACGTCGCTCCAGGCGATCTACGTCCCCGCCGACGACTACACCGACCCCGCGCCGGCCACCACGTTCGCGCACCTCGACGCGACGACCGAGCTCTCGCGTGAGATCGCGTCGAAGGGTCTGTACCCGGCCATCGACCCGCTGACGTCGACCAGCCGCATCCTCGACCCGCGCTACATCGGCGAGGACCACTACCGCGTGGCGACCGCCGTCAAGCAGATCCTCCAGAAGAACAAGGAGCTGCAGGAGATCATCGCGATCCTCGGTGTCGACGAGCTCTCGGAAGAGGACAAGATCGTCGTCTCCCGCGCGCGCCGCATCCAGCAGTTCCTCTCGCAGAACACCTACATGGCGAAGAAGTTCACCGGTGTCGAGGGTTCGACGGTGCCGATCAAGGAGACCATCGAGTCGTTCGACGCCATCGTCAAGGGTGACTTCGACCACGTCGCCGAGCAGGCGTTCTTCAACGTCGGCGGCATCTCCGACGTCGAAGAGCAGTGGGCGCGCATCCAGAAGGAGAACGGCTGATCATGCCGCTCAAAGTGAGCCTCGTCTCCGCCGACGCGGAGGTCTGGTCGGGAGAGGCGTCGCTCGTCGTCGCCAAGACCGTCGAGGGCGAGATCGGCTTCATGACCGGTCACGAGCCGGTGCTCGCGATCCTCGCCGAGGGTCAGGTGCGCATCACCGAGACCTCGGGCACGAAGATCATCGCCAACGCGCAGGACGGGTTCCTGTCGATGGAGGGCGACGACCTCACGATCGTGGCCGGCAACGCCGCACTGATCTCCTGATCCACCACCATTCCGACTCGGCCGGTCCCCTCGGGGATCGGCCGAGTCGTTTCATCCGGCGACGTCGCCTCGAGCCCCGCCACGGAGAGTCATGCTGATCCTGCTGCCGCCGTCCGAGACGAAGCGCGCGGGCGGCCGCGGCACGCCGCTCGATGTCACGCGGCTCGCGCTGCCGCAGCTCGCGCCCCAGCGCGAGGCCGTCGTCGCCGCGCTGATCGCCCTGTCGGACGACGAGGATCACGCCGCACGCGTCCTCAAGCTCGGCCCGAAGCAGCGCGGCGAGGTCGCCGTGAACGCCGCGCTGCGCGACGGCCCGTCGATGGCTGCGATCGACCGCTACACCGGAGTGCTCTTCGACGCGCTCGATGCAGCATCCGTCTCCGCCCCCGGCCGGCGCTGGCTGGGAGCCCACGTCCTCGTGCACTCGGCGTCGTTCGGTCCGGTGGGCGCGCTCGATCCGATCCCCGCCTACCGCCTCGGCGCCGCGACGTCGCTCCCGGGCGTGCCGCCGCTGCGGCGCCTGTGGGGCGCGGACGTCACTGCCGCCCTCGCGGCGTTGGAACCGCGCTTCGTGCTCGACCTCCGCTCCGAGGCGTACGTCGCACTGGGCCCGGTGCCTGCGGAGGTCGCATCGCGATACGTCCGCGTCGTGACCGAGGGTGCCGACGGTGCAGTGCGCGCCCTCAACCACTTCAACAAGCACGCGAAGGGCGCGCTCGTTCGTAAGCTCGCGGAGGACCGCCCGCGTATCGGGTCTGCCGCGGCGTTCCTATCATGGGCGGATGCTGCAGGCCTCCGTGTGCGCGAGACCGGAACCGGCGAGTTCGCGCTCTTCGCCTGAGGAGGGCGCCTTCGGGGTGAACCGCTGCGGGGCCTGCCGCGCACAGCAGGCCCACCGCGTACGAGACGTCGACGACGCGGCGCGTTCAGTGCTTTGTGTGCTCGGCGGTGCGCTCGGTGTTCTCGGCGATCGCGATGAGGGCCACGACCGCCTCGATGATGAACCTGAGCAGGATGATCGCCAGGAAGGTCACCACCGGCACCACGATGATGGTCGCGACGAGCCCGGTGATTCCCGCGCCGATGTTGAGCCACATGAGCGAGATCGCACTCATGATGCCGCCGACGAAGTACACGATGAACCCGATGGCGATCGCGATCAGGCCGACGAAGTAGAACACGCTCGCGAGCCGCCGCGTGATGAAGGTGCGGAACGAGAGGTCGAACAGCGCGGAGAAGAACCCTCGGCCGACGTCGTCCACCTCCCCCCGGACCGTCGGGACACCCGTATCGTCGGGATCGGCGGCGGCCCGCGCGGCGTCGGCGGCGGACTGCGGCGGCAGCGGTGGGGGAGTCGGGGACGACGGAGTCTGATCGGTCATGGCGGCCCTTCGGTCGGGAGTTGTGCTCAGGCTATCCACCCGACGCATCGGGAGGCCATCCCCCGGATCAGGTCGTCAATGCTGACAGTCGGCTGAGAGCGTCGCTAGCATGTGTCGAGCGGAGCAGGGGCTCCGCGGGCGCGTCCCGACGCGTCCAGAACCGACTCTCTCGGAGGTCGCTCCATATGGATTACAACGACGGCAGCGGGGTCGGTGCGCTCATAGCGTTCTGGCTCATCCTCGCGCCCTTCCTCTTCCTGCTGGCGGTCGCCGGCTACGTCATCGGCTCGTGGTTCCTCATGAAGGTCTTCGACAAGGCCGGTGTGCAGGGCCGCTGGCGCGCATGGGTGCCCGTCTACAACTCGATGGTCGCAGCAAAGCTCGGTGATCTGTCGCCGTGGGTCATGCTGGGGGCGATTCTGATCGCCGCGTTCCTCGGCCAGATCCCCGTCATCGGCTGGATCCTGAGCCTCGTCGGTATCGCGGCCTGGGTCCTCTCCGGCTGGCGCATCGGCGCCAAGCTCGGCGCGTCGTGGGCGCTCCTGCTGCTGTGGCTCATCCCCGGCGTCGGCACCCTCATCTGGCTCGGCATCTTGGCGTTCGGCAGCTCGCGCTGGAACCCGAACATCACGCCGTCGCCGTGGCGCAACTCGTTCCTGAAGGACACCACCGTCTGGCAGGGGATCCCGGTGCAGCCCGACCAGGCGGGGGCACAGGCCGCTCCTGGCGTGCCCGGTTACGGTGCCCCCGCGGAGTACCAGCCCCCGGCCGGGTACACCCCGCCGCCGGCGCCGCCCGCCGGTTACACGCCGCCGCCCGCGCCCTCGGCTGCGCCTGCTGCTCCGGTGCCGCCTCCCGCCGCGCAGCCCCCGGTGACGCCGCCGCCCGCCGCCGAGCCTCCGGCCGCGCAGCCTCCGGCCGCCGCGCCGCCGGCGACTGAACCGCCGACCACCGAGCCGCCGGCGCCCGACGCGCCCAAGCCGTAGCATCGCTCGACAGCCCCTCGCCGCGTGGCGAGGGGCTGTCGCGTTCCGGCGGGGCGGCAGCATCCGTATCCGGGGATAGCGTGGACGCATGACCTCGACTGTTCCCCTGCGCCGGGTCGGCGCGTCCGGCCTCCTCGTCTCCGCCGTCGGCCTCGGCTGCAACAACTTCGGCCGCCCGGGCACCCGCACCGAGACGGTCGACGGCACGCGGGAGGTGCTGGACGCCGCCATCGACGCGGGGGTGACCTTCCTCGACACCGCCGACATGTACGGCGGCGACCCCGGCCAGTCCGAGACGCTCATGGGGGAGGCGCTCAAAGGCCGCCGCGACCAGGTCACGCTCGCGACCAAGTTCGGTCACCCCGGCCGCGACATGGGCTACCCGCCGTCGGGCGCGAAGGGCTCGCGGTCATACATCCGGCGTGCGGTCGAGGCATCCCTCACCCGCCTGCAGACCGAGTGGATCGACCTTTACCAGCTGCACGTGCCCGACAACGACACCCCGATGGAAGAGACGCTCGACGCACTGGCAGACCTCGTGCGTGAAGGCAAGGTGCGCTACATCGGGCACTCGAACTTCTCGGGCTGGCAGATCGCCGAGGGCCACTTCACCGCCCTCATGCGCCACAGCGTGCCGTTCGTCTCGTCGCAGAACGAGTACAGCCTGCTCGCGCGCGAAGCCGAGCGGAACGTGCTGCGGGCCGTCGAGCGCTACGGCCTCGGCTTCTTCCCCTACTTCCCGCTCCACAACGGACTTCTGACCGGCAAGTTCACGCGGGACGCCGCACCCGCTGACACCCGCATCATCCGTCAGCGGCGCCACATCTACGACGACGCGCCGTGGGATGCGCTCGAGGGGTACCAGGCCTTCTGCGACGAGCGGGGCGTCACGATGCTCGAGGCGACTTTCGGATGGCTGCTGTCGCGTCCGGCGATGTCGAGCGTGATCGCCGGTGCGACGACGCCCGACCAGGTGCGGGCGAACGCCGCGGCTGCCTCGGCGTGGACGCCGACGGCCGCGGATCTCGCGGTGATCGATGCGCTGTTCCCGCCGCCGGAGGCCGCGCTCTGACGCCTCACGACCGAGCGCCGGGGGAGTTCGCCGACGGCGTACGCCTCGGGTTGTCCAGGGTGACGACGCAGGCGTAGCGTCGCTATCCGTGCGGGGAGCGGACGACTCCGCGCGCCGGAAAGGACCGTCGTGCTCGGAAAGCTCCTGGTGCGGTATCTGAGTCCCGCGTGGCCGCTCATCGTCGCGGTGGTCGTCTTCCAGCTGGCCCAGTCGATCGCGTCGCTCTGGCTGCCGACGCTCAACGCGGACATCATCGACAACGGCGTCGTCACCGGCGACATCCCCTACATCTGGTCCACCGGCGGCGTCATGCTGATCGTGAGTCTGGTGCAGGTGGTGTGCGCGATCGTCGCGGTGTACTTCGGCTCGCGCCTGGCGATGGGAATGGGCCGCGAGCTGCGCGGCGACCTGTTCCATCGCGTCGTGGCGTTCTCGCAGCGCGAGGTGGGCCAGTTCGGGGCGCCGTCGCTCATCACCCGCAACACCAACGACGTCCAGCAGGTCCAGATGCTGGTGCAGGTGTCGGCGACGCTCATGATCTCGGCGCCCATGCTCGCGATCGGCGGCGTGATCATGGCGATCAGCCAGGATGTGGGCCTGTCGTGGCTCATGGCCGTCGCGATCCCGGTGCTGCTCATCATCGTCGGCCTGATCGTGTGGCGCATGGTGCCCGCCTTCACGCAGATGCAGAAGCGCATCGATCGGGTCAACCAGATCATGCGAGAGCAGCTGAGTGGCATCCGCGTCGTGCGCGCGTTCGTGCGCGAACCGCAGGAGCGGGCCCGATTCGAGCGCGCCAGTGACGATGTGAAGGCGACGGGGCTGCGCGCCGGCAACCTGATGGCGCTCATGTTCCCCGCCGTGATGCTGGTCATGAACGTCTCGAGCGTCGCGGTGATCTGGTTCGGCGCCTTCCAGGTGCAGAATAGCGGCGTCCAGATCGGCACGCTGTTCGCATTCCTCACCTACCTGATGCAGATCCTGATGGGCGTCATGATGGCGACCTTCATGTTCGTCATGATCCCGCGCGCCGCCGTGTGCGCGAACCGCATCGGCGAGGTGCTCGAGACCGAGCCGTCGGTGTCGCCGCCCCAGGCCGCGGCATCCGCTCCCGCTCCCACCGGCCGGATCGAGTTCGACCACGTCGATTTCGCCTACCCGGGCGCCGAGGACGCCGTGCTGCACGACCTCACCTTCGCGGTGGAGCCCGGTACCACGACGGCGGTCATCGGCTCGACGGGCTCCGGCAAGACGACGCTCATCAGCCTCGTGCCGCGGCTGTTCGACGTGACCGCCGGCAGCGTCAGGGTCGACGGCGTCGACGTGCGCGACTACGATCCCGACGAGCTCTGGACGCGCGTGGGGCTGGTGCCGCAGCGCGCATTCCTGTTCTCGGGCACGATCGCGTCGAACCTGCGGTACGGCGACCATGATGCGACCGAGGAGCAGCTCTGGACGGCGCTCGAACTCGCGCAGGCCGCCGAGTTCGTGCGGGCCATGCCCGAAGGGCTCGAGGCACCGGTCGCGCAGGGCGGCACGAATGTCTCGGGCGGGCAGCGCCAGCGCCTCGCGATCGCCCGCGCGCTGGTGAAACGGCCGGAGTCGTACATCTTCGACGACTCGTTCTCTGCCCTGGATCTGAGGACGGATGCCGCGCTGCGCCGCGCGCTCGATACGCACCTGCCCGACGCGACGCGGCTCGTCGTCGCACAGCGCGTCTCGACGATCCAGCACGCCGACCAGATCCTCGTGCTCGATCACGGACGCATCGTCGGCATCGGCACGCATGAAGACCTCGTCGAGACCAACGACACCTACCGGGAGATCGTCGAATCCCAGCTCGCGGCGGAGGCGGCGGCATGAGCGGCCCGGGGCGGACGCCGCAGCGGATGCCGATCGGGCGCGGCCCGATGGGGCAGGTGACGGGTGGCGAGAAGGCGCAGAACTTCGGTCCCAGTGCGAAGCGCCTGCTCGCGACCCTGCGCTCGGACACGCCGCGGTTGTCCATGGTCCTCGTGTTCAGCATCCTGTCCGTCACGCTCTCGGTGATCGGCCCCAAGCTGCTCGGCGAGGGCACGAACGTCGTGTTCGCGGGCTTCATCTCGCTGCAGATGCCGGCGGGCATGACCACGCAGCAGGTCGTCGACCAGCTCGTCGCGTCGGGAAACCAGGACCAGGCGAACATGATCGCCGCGATGGACTTCGTGCCCGGCGCCGGCGTCGACTTCGACCAGCTCGCCCGCATCCTGACGCTCGTGCTCCTCGTCTACGTGTTCTCGAGCCTCTTCGGGTGGCTGCAGGCGCGCATCCTCAACGGCGTGGTGCAGCGCGCGATGCATCGGCTGCGGTTGCAGGTCGAGGACAAGGTCCAGCGTCTTCCGCTGTCGTACTTCGACCGTGTACAGCGGGGCGAGCTGCTCAGCCGCGTCACGAACGACGTCGACAACATCGGGCAGACGATGCAGCAGACCCTGTCGCAGGTCGTCATCTCGCTGCTGACCGTGATCGGCGTGCTGACGATGATGTTCATCATCTCGCCGCTGCTGGCCGTCATCGCCCTCGTCACCATCCCGCTCACGATCCTCATCACGGTGCTCGTCGCCCGACGCTCGCAGAAGCTGTTCGTGCAGCAGTGGAAGACGACGGGGGTGCTCAACGCCCGCGTCGAGGAGACGTTCTCGGGCCACTCGGTCGTGAAGGTGTTCGGCCACCAGAAGGAGGTCGAGGCGGATTTCCGCACCGAGAACGACGAGCTGTACCGCTCGAGTTTCGGGGCGCAGTTCCTGTCGGGCGTGATCATGCCCGCGATGATGTTCATCGGCAACCTCGTCTACGTCGCGATCGCGGTCGTCGGCGGACTGCAGGTCGCTGCCGGGCTCATGTCCATCGGCGACGTGCAGGCGTTCATCCAGTACTCGCGCCAGTTCACGCAGCCCCTCAGCCAGCTGGGGTCCATGGCGAACCTGCTGCAGTCGGGTGTCGCCAGCGCCGAGCGCGTGTTCGAGCTGCTCGACGAGGAGGAGCAGACGCCGGACGACGACCCTGCCGAGACGGCACCGGAGTCGGCCAGCCGCCTCGAGTTCGAGGACGTCTCGTTCCGCTACGCGGCCGACAAGCCCCTCATCGACGGTCTCACCCTGGCGGCGCGGCCCGGGAGCACCGTTGCGATCGTCGGGCCCACCGGCGCCGGCAAGACGACGCTCGTGAACCTCATCATGCGCTTCTACGACGTCGACTCCGGCCGCATCGTGCTGGACGGCGTCGACACCCGCCGGATGACGCGCGACGACCTTCGCGCACGCACCGGGATGGTTCTGCAGGACACATGGCTGTTCGCCGGCACCATCCGCGAGAACATCGCGTACGGGCGGCCGGACGCGTCGGAGGAGGAGATCGTCGCCGCGGCGAAAGCGGCCTACGTGGACCGTTTCGTGCACGCGCTGCCCGACGGCTACGACACGATGCTCGACGACGATGCCACCAACCTCAGCGTGGGCGAGCGTCAGCTCATCACGATCGCGCGCGCGTTCCTCGCCGATCCGCGCATCCTCATCCTGGACGAGGCGACGTCGTCGGTCGACACCCGCACCGAGCTGCTCATCCAGCGCGCGATGTCGCGGCTGCGCGAGGACCGCACGGCGTTCGTGATCGCCCACCGGCTGTCGACGATCCGGGATGCCGACCTCATCCTCGTGATGGAGAACGGGGCGATCGTCGAGCAGGGGTCCCACGCCGAGCTGCTCGCGCAGAAGCGCGCCTACTGGCGTCTCTACAACGCGCAGTTCGAGGGTGCGGCCGAGGATGAGGGGCCGGTCGAGCTGCCGACGGTGCCGCAGCCGCCACCCCCGACGACCGCGCAGATCGTCGTCGACGCCCTCGCCGAGTCCGAAGACGCCGTCGAGTAACCCACTAGGATATGAGGACGCGGGGGCGAAGGGCTCCGGCGTATTCCGACGGGGAGGACAGGGCGTGCCCGAAGTTTCCACCCAGTCCCTCGCCGTCCCGGTTCCCGGTGGCCTGCTCGAGCTCTCTTGGGCCGCCGTGACCGACACCGGACGCCGTCGCGAGGTGAACCAGGACGCGATGTTCGCGTCGTATCCGCTGTTCGTCGTCGCCGACGGCATGGGCGGACACGTCGGGGGC is from Microbacterium sp. LWH3-1.2 and encodes:
- a CDS encoding ABC transporter ATP-binding protein — protein: MSGPGRTPQRMPIGRGPMGQVTGGEKAQNFGPSAKRLLATLRSDTPRLSMVLVFSILSVTLSVIGPKLLGEGTNVVFAGFISLQMPAGMTTQQVVDQLVASGNQDQANMIAAMDFVPGAGVDFDQLARILTLVLLVYVFSSLFGWLQARILNGVVQRAMHRLRLQVEDKVQRLPLSYFDRVQRGELLSRVTNDVDNIGQTMQQTLSQVVISLLTVIGVLTMMFIISPLLAVIALVTIPLTILITVLVARRSQKLFVQQWKTTGVLNARVEETFSGHSVVKVFGHQKEVEADFRTENDELYRSSFGAQFLSGVIMPAMMFIGNLVYVAIAVVGGLQVAAGLMSIGDVQAFIQYSRQFTQPLSQLGSMANLLQSGVASAERVFELLDEEEQTPDDDPAETAPESASRLEFEDVSFRYAADKPLIDGLTLAARPGSTVAIVGPTGAGKTTLVNLIMRFYDVDSGRIVLDGVDTRRMTRDDLRARTGMVLQDTWLFAGTIRENIAYGRPDASEEEIVAAAKAAYVDRFVHALPDGYDTMLDDDATNLSVGERQLITIARAFLADPRILILDEATSSVDTRTELLIQRAMSRLREDRTAFVIAHRLSTIRDADLILVMENGAIVEQGSHAELLAQKRAYWRLYNAQFEGAAEDEGPVELPTVPQPPPPTTAQIVVDALAESEDAVE